A part of Saccharomonospora amisosensis genomic DNA contains:
- a CDS encoding beta-ketoacyl-ACP synthase III — protein MTQARPTLRLRQGAPATRIFGVGSTQPDRIVTNHELAQRMDTSDQWIRDRVGIVERRFASDDERLVDMAVTAGAKALADAGVDPSEVDTVVLPNCTMLSPIPNAAGQVADRIGIKAAGAFDINAACAGFCYGLGLASDLVRAGSAGKVLVIGAEKLTDVVDPQDRSTAIIFADGAGAALVGPSQEPGIGPVVWGSAGDLVDMIYMRDHKYIFQEGQSVFRWATTQMAPVAMRAVELAGLELSDVDVLIPHQANLRIVEAIAKRLRAKGARQDMVVADDIKYSGNTSSASIPLALDHMRAAGTARKGDVVLLIGFGAGLSYAAQVIICP, from the coding sequence ATGACGCAAGCCCGGCCGACCCTGCGGCTGAGGCAGGGTGCACCGGCCACGCGCATTTTCGGGGTTGGTAGCACACAGCCGGACCGGATCGTCACCAACCACGAGTTGGCGCAGCGGATGGACACCAGCGACCAGTGGATCCGCGATCGGGTCGGCATCGTCGAACGCAGGTTCGCCAGCGACGACGAGCGGCTGGTGGACATGGCAGTCACGGCGGGTGCCAAGGCACTGGCGGACGCGGGCGTTGATCCCTCCGAAGTGGACACCGTGGTGCTGCCGAACTGCACGATGCTCTCGCCCATTCCCAACGCCGCTGGGCAGGTCGCCGACCGTATCGGGATCAAGGCCGCCGGCGCGTTCGACATCAATGCCGCGTGCGCCGGATTCTGTTACGGACTCGGGCTGGCATCCGACCTGGTACGCGCGGGCTCGGCGGGCAAGGTGCTCGTGATAGGTGCCGAGAAGCTCACCGACGTTGTGGACCCGCAGGACCGCTCGACGGCCATCATCTTCGCCGACGGCGCGGGCGCTGCGCTTGTGGGACCGTCGCAGGAGCCCGGCATCGGCCCCGTTGTATGGGGCAGCGCGGGCGATCTCGTCGACATGATCTACATGCGCGACCACAAGTACATATTCCAGGAAGGGCAATCGGTCTTCCGCTGGGCGACCACGCAGATGGCGCCGGTGGCGATGCGGGCGGTGGAACTTGCCGGGCTCGAATTGTCCGATGTGGACGTCCTTATCCCGCATCAGGCGAACCTGCGTATCGTCGAGGCCATCGCCAAGCGGCTACGGGCAAAGGGAGCAAGGCAGGACATGGTGGTGGCTGACGACATCAAGTACTCCGGCAACACCTCCTCTGCATCGATCCCGCTCGCGCTGGACCATATGCGTGCGGCGGGCACCGCCCGCAAGGGTGATGTCGTGCTCCTGATCGGCTTCGGCGCCGGGCTCTCCTACGCGGCGCAAGTGATCATCTGCCCGTGA
- a CDS encoding acyl carrier protein, with protein sequence MADKAEILSGLAEIVEEVAGVAQDDVSLEKSFVDDLDIDSLSMVEIAVQAEDKFGVKIPDDELANLKTVGDAVDYVATNAK encoded by the coding sequence GTGGCAGACAAAGCGGAGATCCTGTCCGGCCTCGCCGAGATCGTCGAAGAGGTCGCCGGTGTGGCGCAGGACGATGTGAGCCTGGAGAAGTCGTTCGTCGACGACCTCGACATCGACTCGCTGTCCATGGTCGAGATCGCGGTCCAGGCCGAGGACAAGTTCGGGGTGAAGATCCCCGACGACGAGCTGGCGAACCTCAAGACCGTCGGCGACGCCGTCGACTACGTCGCGACGAACGCCAAGTAG
- a CDS encoding beta-ketoacyl-[acyl-carrier-protein] synthase family protein: MSNIDVVITGLGATTPLGRDVTSTWDGLLAGRSGVRRIDAEWVERLDLPVKIGAALAEEPTEQIPRVQARRLDRCEQVALIAARQAWADAGFTEPTEEHSDVDPDRLGVSIGSGIGGPVTLLNQHDLLAEHGIRKVSPLTVPMLMPNGPAAHVGIDRKARAGVHSPASACASGAEGIASGFQMIQNGRADVVLAGGAEACIAPITIAGFAQARTVSTRNDDPEHASRPFDANRDGFVLGEGAGVVVLERADRAKARGARVYARLSGYGITSDAYHITGNHPDGIGQIAAMNNAIQMAGLTPGDVGHVNAHATSTVVGDVGEAAAIRKAIGDQPVVTAPKGALGHLVGGAGAVEGIVTILSLYHGIVPATLNLTNLDPKVDLDVVAGEPRKVQLSAAISNSFGFGGHNTALLFTAA, encoded by the coding sequence ATGAGCAACATCGACGTCGTCATCACCGGGCTGGGCGCCACCACGCCGCTCGGCAGGGACGTCACGTCCACGTGGGACGGGCTGCTCGCAGGCCGCAGCGGCGTCCGCAGGATCGACGCCGAATGGGTGGAGCGGCTCGACCTACCGGTGAAGATCGGTGCCGCACTCGCCGAGGAACCAACGGAGCAGATCCCGCGCGTGCAGGCCCGCAGGCTGGACCGCTGTGAGCAGGTGGCGCTCATCGCGGCCCGGCAGGCGTGGGCCGACGCGGGCTTCACCGAGCCGACCGAAGAGCACAGCGACGTCGATCCCGACCGGCTGGGCGTCTCCATCGGGTCCGGCATCGGTGGCCCCGTCACGCTGCTCAACCAGCACGACCTGCTCGCGGAGCACGGCATCCGCAAGGTGTCGCCGTTGACGGTCCCGATGCTCATGCCCAACGGGCCCGCCGCCCACGTGGGAATCGACCGCAAGGCCCGCGCCGGGGTGCACTCGCCCGCATCGGCCTGTGCCTCCGGCGCGGAGGGGATCGCCAGCGGGTTCCAGATGATCCAGAACGGGCGCGCCGACGTGGTGCTCGCAGGCGGGGCGGAAGCCTGCATCGCACCCATCACGATCGCCGGGTTCGCCCAGGCCAGGACCGTGTCGACCCGCAACGACGACCCTGAGCACGCTTCCCGGCCGTTCGATGCCAACCGGGACGGCTTCGTGCTCGGGGAGGGAGCCGGGGTGGTGGTGCTGGAGCGCGCCGACCGGGCGAAAGCACGTGGTGCTCGCGTCTACGCGCGGCTGAGCGGCTACGGGATCACCTCCGACGCCTACCACATCACCGGCAATCACCCCGACGGCATCGGGCAGATCGCCGCGATGAACAACGCGATCCAGATGGCCGGGCTCACTCCCGGCGATGTCGGGCACGTCAACGCACACGCGACCTCGACGGTCGTGGGTGACGTCGGCGAGGCCGCGGCCATCCGCAAGGCGATCGGCGACCAGCCCGTTGTGACGGCGCCCAAGGGCGCACTCGGTCACCTGGTCGGTGGCGCGGGGGCTGTCGAGGGCATAGTGACGATCCTGTCGCTGTACCACGGGATCGTGCCCGCGACGCTGAACCTGACCAACCTCGACCCCAAGGTTGACCTCGACGTGGTCGCCGGTGAGCCGCGCAAGGTGCAGCTGAGCGCGGCCATCAGCAACTCGTTCGGCTTCGGCGGGCACAACACCGCGCTGCTGTTCACCGCGGCGTAG
- a CDS encoding ACP S-malonyltransferase, translating into MTTALLCPGQGSQAPGMLTAWLEFDGARDRLEQWSTRCGLDLVRLGTEADADEIQDTAITQPLIVAASLLAFEYLPGEVGGDGPVAGHSVGELAAAAIAGVFSADDAVALAAVRGAEMAKACAAEPTSMAAVLLGEPERVVAWLHEQGLEAANRNGAGQIVASGSAEAIERIVAEPLEGTKVRQLKVAGAFHTRYMAPAEEALRAHAGGITPADPKRPLLSNADGDVVSSGEEYLRRLVEQVTRPVRWDLTMRGLVSLDVTRTVELPPAGTLTGLVKRELKGTVTDLVALKTPANLEELR; encoded by the coding sequence GTGACCACCGCTCTGCTCTGCCCCGGACAGGGGTCCCAAGCTCCCGGCATGCTCACCGCCTGGCTCGAGTTCGACGGCGCCAGAGACCGCCTCGAGCAGTGGTCGACACGTTGCGGTCTCGATCTGGTCCGGCTCGGCACCGAAGCCGACGCGGATGAGATCCAGGACACCGCGATCACCCAGCCGCTGATCGTCGCCGCGTCACTACTCGCCTTCGAGTACCTGCCTGGCGAGGTCGGCGGCGACGGCCCCGTCGCAGGGCACTCGGTCGGTGAGTTGGCCGCCGCCGCCATCGCTGGTGTGTTCTCCGCCGACGACGCGGTCGCGCTGGCCGCCGTACGTGGCGCGGAGATGGCCAAGGCGTGTGCCGCCGAGCCGACCAGCATGGCCGCCGTGCTGCTCGGCGAGCCGGAACGGGTGGTCGCCTGGCTGCACGAACAGGGACTCGAGGCCGCCAACCGTAACGGCGCTGGACAGATCGTGGCATCCGGCTCTGCGGAGGCCATCGAACGGATTGTCGCCGAGCCGCTGGAAGGCACTAAGGTCCGCCAGTTGAAAGTCGCGGGCGCGTTCCACACCCGCTACATGGCGCCCGCAGAGGAGGCCCTGCGCGCGCACGCGGGCGGCATCACGCCCGCCGACCCGAAGCGGCCGCTGCTCTCCAACGCCGACGGCGACGTCGTTAGCAGTGGCGAGGAGTACCTGCGCAGGCTCGTCGAGCAGGTCACCAGGCCGGTACGCTGGGACCTCACCATGCGCGGGCTGGTCTCGCTCGATGTCACCCGCACGGTCGAACTGCCGCCAGCGGGCACCCTCACCGGGCTGGTCAAGCGAGAACTCAAGGGCACCGTTACCGACCTCGTAGCGTTGAAGACGCCCGCCAACCTGGAGGAACTGCGATGA